The sequence aattactcttggttatttttaatttgaatttaaactttgatgtgaggatccattgccggtttggactatacttacaacggaagaAATTCTATTTTGTCTTAATTTCCGAATCGGCATAAATCCTACACCATCATTCTAGCGTCCTGAAATCTTATATattacattactgggcactgttaccatactgaaaatctccgattctcattccatactttgttgttgttttacagatgcaggtcacaacctagctcggtgagttgcttgatggtgacagagcggaggaccttATTCCATTTTGTTGtcattttggttattttgttTAGTTCTctcatcacttttgtatttatatttgccttagaggcttacttgagaGAGATATTTTGTATACGCTATTTTAACTTTCAAAACTCTGTATATCTGTATATAccagtcggcttaaactccgcgggcCGCAGCTAATTCTTTTTTAGAattatactcttatatctatatatgttctaTTCTCTTGTATCTATACCTTGTACCTTACGCTttagcttcgtgtgaatgttTGCGATTCTGAAACTCTGTTTTTGAGCATAAttcttcattgggcttctagaactattatttctttctatatataaatattatataaaccTTAAAATTGTTGNAACCAAACCTTCAACATATACCTAAAAAATTCACTTTCAGCACCCCTCAACCTATTTTAGGTGTCACGAATAACTAAATACCATACAAAGCGTCCATATTTACCTAGGGTTGTTGACATGATAAATTTCAACTTTAAACATAACACTAGTGATGTAACAAACTTTTCATGGCAATAGATTTATCCATAATTTAACCCTCCAAATTAAAACCTTCGCTTCGCAAAATTAAATTGTTCTAATGcttattactttatttttttattgggtTGTCTTTCTTTTAGCTAAACTCATTCAAACAGTGTGTAATTTCtgcttaacaaacaaatcaaaattttttttatagtctTTTCTTAAGACGGTCGCGTCTAAAATGTTCCAATAAAAATTTGAACATTAGTATTCCAGGTAAATATAATCCGATAAGATTATTAGATGATAAATCTAAAAGTTCATGTTAAAATgagtattataaaataatttatagatgGATTATGTTAAATTATAAAGAtatagaaaatgactaaattAAACACCTTATATTTATAAAGCACATATGTAGAATAATAATTATTTAGtagcaaaaatattttaaataactaATATATGCTTAAAATAATAATTAGACACCACCNNNNNNNNNNNNNNNNNNNNNNNNNNNNNNNNNNNNNNNNNNNNNNNNNNNNNNNNNNNNNNNNNNNNNNNNNNNNNNNNNNNNNNNNNNNNNNNNNNNNNNNNNNNNNNNNNNNNNNNNNNNNNNNNNNNNNNNNNNNNNNNNNNNNNNNNNNNNNNNNNNNNNNNNNNNNNNNNNNNNNNNNNNNNNNNNNNNNNNNNNNNNNNNtttattttataattttgtgatgtaataaatgataaaatattaatatatatgaAAACAATGTATTTAAGAAAATGCAATATTTATTTATTGAGTTTTAGAAATAAGTTAAATGACTTATTGTTTAAAACTTGCCATTATATTTAGGCTTTTTAATAAGTTTTTACCCAAAAAGTTATTCTTTTTTATTAGAACGAAAATGAAACAtcagatatttcaaattattGTTGGAACATTTTAAGATCCAACCGTTAAGCTTCGATTACCTAATGGCAGAGCTTATTCTCCAGAGGTTTATTCCCCAAAGCACCCTTGTGCATGTAACGACGCacgttttttaaaatataaatataaataatttataatttattttattaattaaagttatatatttttaaaaattaatttattaaaaataattaaattaatttttataattattatcatttgaatttagataaattaatattattaaatatcgGTATTCTTTGGTGAACTTAGCTTAACTTTATTAATGCTTCATCGTATATATTTTATTGTTATGTTGTTAatgttatttatattaataactcatatatattattacttgtattttaatatattcagtttttataattattcgtttaaaatatttataacttgaatcgctAATTCAGTAGCTTAAATAAGTGACACCCAACCTCTTGTGACACCTAACCCAATCTCATAATATCTCTTTAACGttacaagaagaaaaaaaagagagagaaatgaaccgtgagtgagaaagggaatccATGGCACCTCCGAGCTTCCGGTTTTAATTTCTTGAGATCCGTAAATTCAGGGGCGGAGCTAGGCTAACTATTTAGGGGGGGCGCTATTTAATAATTTACTagaaatattttatattactatttttattgataaaattaaaaaaaataaatatataatctcAATTAAAGTAagacaataatatataaaaaataccaCTTACAGTTTTATATCATGAAAAGGCTATTCGacgttttttttctattttcaaaatcatCTATAATTGAATTTGTGTCGAAAATAGCTGCTAATTCTTTCTCTATATAGATGACCATATTGTCTGCAAGAAATTCATCAGCCATCTTACTTCGGAGTCTTGTCTTAACAATTTTCATTGCTGAAAAAGCTCTTTCTGTTGTTGCTGTAGACTCTGGTAGAGTTAAAACAAGACGTATTAATCTATCAACCATGTGATAATTTCTTGATTTTCCCGTTTCTTGCAACTTGTTGCACAATTCAGAAAGTGTACCAATGCCTTTCAAATGATTTGGTATATCATGCTGATAATGTTGCAACTGAGATTTCAAAATATTTAGCTCATTAGAAGGAAAGTCAAGGGGATAAAACTTCTCTGCTAACTTGCTAATTTCTTCAATGTTAAATGATTTGAAATTGTCCTTAGGATCCAAAGCACAACTCAAAGTCAAAAGCTCTATTGTTTGCTCATTAAATCTACTATTCAACTCTTGTATTTGAGAGTCAATTGTTGCCAAGAATATATCTATTCGATAATGATGCTCAACTGTCACACTTGGTTGAcgagatcgacctcttccaaaaaTATATTGTGCACTCATATTAGGGACTTCAATTTCATGTTTTTCACCTTTCATCATGTCCTCTGTATGCACAAGCTTGAAATGTCAACCATCTAATGCAATCTATAGATGCTCCTAGTCGAATTCGATTCTTTTCAATCTCTTCTGATGTTTGCTTATGAAGAAGTCTGTCGATATGTTGTGATTGTTTCATCAAATCATCACATGATTTCAGCGCCTTATGATGGAATGAGTTAGGACCTTTGCCAATGTGATTCAAAAGAGCACATTCTTTTCCACTATTTACTTTCTTCCAATTCCTGAAACCATTCTCAATAAAAGCATTTGAACCCGTATTGATTGAAGGTTCCTTAGCAAAACGAAAGCACGGAAAACAATATATAGCATCATCTTCTATAGAATATTCTAACCAAGATGGGAACAATTTAAACCATGAAGCTTGAAAGTGACGATGACTTTTATCACCAGAAAATGGATAATTATCAAGAATTGGTTGATTTGGCCCAACTTTAATATAAGCCCGACGGATTTCATCTCTTTTATTTGGAGGAAACTTCCAAATCATTGGTCGCATTCCAGGATCTCTTTCCAAACGAAAAACATCTAGTTGATTTGGAAGAAGTCGTGGACGCTTTGAGCTATTCAACGGAGAACTTGAAGTAATGAAATTTGATGACCCCTCAAGTATTGGAGTAGTAATAGTAGaagcatcttcattctcttgatcttttcttttaaaaaatgtatcaatggTTTTGAACTTACTCATGATTCAAATAGCCAAATAAGTtcctataattaaaaatatatttagcaAAAAGTGTAAATTACAGtctaaatctttataaaatataaaaattatattttaattcaaaataagatattaaaattcAGAACAATAATACTAACATCCtagtataaataatataaaattNNNNNNNNNNNNNNNNNNNNNNNNNNNNNNNNNNNNNNNNNNNNNNNNNNNNNNNNNNNNNNNNNNNNNNNNNNNNNNNNNNNNNNNNNNNNNNNNNNNNNNNNNNNNNNNNNNNNNNNNNNNNNNNNNNNNNNNNNNNNNNNNNNNNNNNNNNNNNNNNNNNNNNNNAAATAGAACATTTTTTGAGAAAAAGAAGTGAAAAATCACTTGTTGAactattatcttttatttttaatatgcaaaaaacaaaaaaaaaataagagtcAAAGaggtaaaagataaaaaaattaaaaaaataaagaagaagaagaatagaaaaagtTGTTACCTGAAATTTTGGAAAGTGAAGGCGGGAAGGAGAGAGGAGGAGACGCtgataaataaaaaaagggaTGGGAAACTGGTTGGAGGCTTGTAGCGCTGGGAATTGGGAAATAAAATAAGGGAATAGGGAATGGGTTATTGGGCTGGGTTTTTGTAGAAACTAAAAGGGGTTGAAAAAGTTATAAAACAAAAAAAGAGGGGGGgctgagaaataaaaaaaaaagagaataaacttctatttttttttttaaataaaaactaaaattttgggGGGGCCATTGCCCCCCTTTTCTTATACGTACCTGCGCCCCTGCGtaaatctaataaaaaatttaatccgatAAAAGTATTTGTATTTTTCTTCTCTACACGTTGGCGTTACTTTTGTTCGGTAGAAGTTGATGGTGACGTAGCTCCTATTTCCCTTTATTTCGGCCAAttagagttctaggaggcacaaacAATTTCTGATATTTTCATCTTTAGCAGCTCGATCAAAAAGCTTCTTCGGAGTTTTCGTGATTTTGATTTTATATGGAGGTTCggtttggtaattttataataattaaatgtaaatttgataagtgaatgttggtttaattgattattatttgaggttgattaagtttatgttgaaatcttgttgaattattgttgttgcttgtgatttgttTCTTGGGATTATCACTACAACATTTTTAGGTTGAGGCAACATTTAAAAAGTGTTGCCTAAAGGCTGACAAAAGGTTGCTTTTGATCTATGACAACACTTTTGGACCTAAGGCAACGTTTTTGGGCAGCGTTGCATATGCAGCCGTTGCCTTAGATCAAGGCAacacttttttgtttcaaaagcaacgcttttgagagcaacacttggtaagtgttgcctttggttgaaaaacaacaacacttcAAAGGTGTGTTTGAGACAACACTTTTGTAATGTTGTCTTTTCTCATATTTTGACCACTACTAAAAAATGTTGCCTATTTGCAATAAAATTCAACCATTTTATGTGTTGCTTATATGTTTGAATTTGCAATACTTTAAAGTGTTGCCTATTAGTTTTGAATATGCAACCTTTTAAAGCATTACCTTTTCTTTTGAATATGCACCTATACAAGTGTtgtcttttcttttggatatgcaacctATACAAGTGTTGTCTAATAGTCAAAATATGCAATTAATAAAAGGGTTGcctttttgataaaaataaaaattacttttgtaataaaaatacaaaaaaataaaatttacaataaaatttttttgttcatacatgtgtaattattttaattaataaataaatttgtgcacaatagaaaaaaattataaaagagacaaaataactaataataaaattctaattaaaataaatattaaaaagttCAATTAGTATTTCAAATACATGTttatcaataattctcaacaaaataataaaattcttgtCTAACAATAATTGTCATAACAAAATAGTAATTAATATTTATCAAAAAGATGTCAATCTACTTGCATATTTTATATCCATGCTTGACTTGCCCCATATGCTAAATCTGCAAATAATACACAACAAAAAATAAGCAACTTATCATTAAAActgaaaaattataataaaaatttcttTATGATGTTAAATATTATAGATATAAAAGCAATAAATAGGTCTAAAAAACTCATTCTAATGTGGCCAAGGTATAAgaccatagttatcagaaccgaaccggtaattGACCCGGTCATACGACTGGGTCACTGggttactggttcaaccggtgggtcactgatTTACCCGATTGACCcgatcataattaaataaaaatataaaattataaaaataaaattagaattaaaagttaaatgcatatttttaaaaatatattaataacaattAAATATCAAttcttatatataatttataatacaaaaagagataataaattagttactagtacaaaatatttttcaatttaaataaataaaaataaaagataacatAATTAATATCAATATATCAATATATTTGTATACTATGTGTTGTTACTTATTTGGTATCCATGTAAATCcatacttaaaaaaataaaaaaaataaaaaatcattacgttttgttatatatttatattttgtcaTATCTATCAGTAAGAATCAAGTTTGCCATAGTGGCAAGGGGGAGGTTTTGGTTACTCGCAATCCCGTGTTCGAAACCCATATCGAACATTTTTGGGTACTAGTGGGAGCTCCTACGATGATCCGGGTTCCGTAGGTGCACCGTGGACCCGCGGCGGTTTAGCTCGATTTGATGTGCGAACCGGCCGATTTTCAACGGGTTTGACCACTGTTGACCGGTTCGAATGCATATTCGATTCAATCTACCAACCGAACCGGCCGAATTaccggttctgataactatgtaTATGACAATAGGATAGACACAATCAATCCAAAAAATGAAAGCTTAGTTAATGTCATGATGCCACAATCTAAAATTTAATCAATTTATATATGTTCCGGACAATATATAAATGTCATGAAAGCAAATGAATGGATAGATTGAATGGGTATGGGTCTTCTCATGAAAGCTATTTCAACGAGGGTTAAGATTTCGGGTATAAGCTGTAAATTCAAATGCAAATACAATTTCTTATTCTAGTGACAGTCATACCTGGTCATAACATTATTATGATATCATATGGGTCACAAAATATTCAGACCACACCAAGAAACCAAGTCCAAATACCTTTTAACATTCTGTAGGACAACCTAAAAAAGTCCAACAGATTAATGATGGGATTAACCTCTTACTAATTTACCACTACTGCCGACAACTCCCTTGACAATTTCTGCCATTCCTGCAAATGAAACAGCAGTTAGTAGAGTCTGTTGCAGTGAcaacatgtaacaccctaacttttagcacctcatgatcgtactaaaagctcAGGCGTCACTAACCTCTAaacctttatattttatattatctttatttaatattgagccttcgcgagTACGAACCGAAATTTTAAACAAGAAATCGAAATGAAActttattttaaatcacttaaccacAGAAGTATAAATATTCACATCACTTTATATATATAGACATATTCAAAGATTGtcaaatacaagtcctacccctctaaaaatcaaaacaactaacGGCGATGGGAAAATAAAATCTATGACTAAACCAAATATAAAAGTAGGAATACATGTATATGTTAAGCTTCGTAGTTCAGTCGCGGCCTCGCGCCGAGGATTCTTGAACCTGTCACTGAACAAAAGAAATCTGTAAGGGGTGAGAACTTCGTCCTCGCAGGTTCTCGGTAGGGACAGAGAATGCCGTGAGAGTAAAGAATTAAGTTGTAAATATTCGCTTTtcaactttaaaaaaaatacctTTAGAACTCTTTAAAACTCACTTTAAAGACTTTGATTAGTTCTCAGTAAGTTAAATCATTTAAGAAAATCCTAGTCATTAGTAGCCACTGAAATCCACAAAAAACATACTAACTAAAGCACATAAAGAGAAACAAACACAACACATAtacaatcacaaaaaaatacaacaagcaaacacaaccaaaacaaatgcgcaaacaatatgatgcatgtctattcctagcgcaagtaatgagctcatttgtcggtttcgacccgcacccgacgcaatccgactcgcaagtcagataaggcattctagcggcataacctctgcaagttttTACTTCTTGCAGGCACTGATTCTCTagctgaagtatgccgaacatgacctctgcaaggacttgcaggcgctgattctccagctgaagcatgtgcccTTTTCTCCTGGAAGCCGTTCCATACACACGGGCGTccccgcacaatcattcacaTATAAAGTTCACAGCTTAACATTTTCCCATCGGCACCATAACCATTTACTTTCCGACACCCTCTCGTGACACTTTAAACATTTCATAATCACAGGTGCCATGTTCTCTtttctcattctttctttttcttaacaaACCGAATTCATATCACAACTTAAAACAAGATCTCTTCTTAAAAGAGTGAATTTAAAAgattatacttttcttaataaatcggtTTGAAAATAAATCTTTCTGtaataattcaaaatcaaacaatATTCATAAATCAGATTGGCTTTTAAATAACGCCTTAAACAAATTCTtggagttttataaaaatttcggcagtATTTCCTCTAAAATTCAGACTATGCCACCCTTCCAGGGTTCTAACCAAACCATTTCTAattctcaaaaaatatttttgataattcAAACGAATCAAATTCAATACTAAAAACCAATTTTCAATTCTCACAGATTACTTCTAATAAACCAGCAGGCCAAGTCCAATATCCAAAACATTTATAAATCTAAAAATTCAACTAGTTCCAatgtcaaaatcttttctaactctcAATTTATTACTAATAAAACAAATTTTCAATACAAAATCCGTTTCTCAATGAGTAAATATGTAAATAAAATGTTTTCCACTATAAAATCATGTTTCAAGATAAATTTATAAATCAGATTTTCGAAATAAAACCATGTTCGGTTACTTTTACATAAAATTGGGCAGAATCTCCTCTTAAAAATTGGACTTCACCACCCATGTGGGCTCCCTCAGATTCATAACTTTCCAAACCAAACTCAAATCCAACTCCATTCAAAAATTATCAATACGATAATTTCttcaataattaactcatcaTATTACAATTTAACAAGTAACACTAATTTAATCACCTTTCACAGCCACAACTCAACCAATTCATCATAATCACACAAAATCAGAATTTCAACAACtccatcaaaatcagaaaaccaaTATCAATCACAGCCTCAATTCAAACTCATCATTCAGTCATTCCAAGCAATCATAAATTATTTACAAATATCCACTATGTAAGAATCGGATTTTTCacgaataaaattatttaaatgacCAAATTAAATTCTGGAAAGATAGAATGAGAATTTggagatttaaatatgatttttggactcagtagatttttctgagtaagaaaatgtgttttctacgAAAAATCGTGAAAAATCGTGAACCGGCagctgaaccggttgaaccgattCAAGTCTACCCGGCGctgtgcgagaaaaagtgaaaacattccaagaccttagaaaaatattagaagttgaaaaccgggcattaattttaaaggtttggctcgaagttgggccaaatgggctaaaaacgctaacgagtTAGACCgggtccaagttgggcccaagcccaacatataaaagggttcATTAAGTGAACCCATCATCCACAAGACACTCACTAACACACACCACCAGctgagaagagaaggagaagtgAGACTCCATTAACACTATTCACATAGAGcttctcaagctcatatcttgagctatagagcttcgatcgccgcaccgtttgcggctacgtgTTCCTtatgaagagctctacaaaatccatcCAAGAAACTCTTGAGGTAATCACGAAATCTTCCCAGTTCCTCTCTTCAAAGTTtcgagtttttagggttttggctaagtgaggttttgtgatttttgggtgtttaggtacactctagcctttGATTGATATTAGTTTTGGCTTCCaagaggactcactgcttgagtacagatgttgatttctagcaactgtatcaatgagctcttgagcctcttcaattgtctttctcatgtgtataaatACACCAGCCGAGtgatctagagacatttgagctttttctgtaagcctatagtagaagatgtctagctgtacccactctgaatacatttcagaggggcatttccttaacatttctctgtacctttcccaggcatcataaagggactcatcatcctcttgtttaaagccttggatgtccagccttagccgtgtcatcctttttggagggaaatattgatttaggaacttgtctgataactgtttccatgttcttatgcttgctgtgggttggttatttaaccacctcttagcttgatcttttacagcaaatggaaacagtaataatctgtagatattctgatctacttccttgtcacgtactgtgtcagtaatttgcaaAAACTGTGCtaaaaactcagtaggttcttcttgtgaaagaccagaatactggcaattttgctgcaccatgacaatgagctgaggatttagctcaaaactgcttgctttgatgggatgtatacagatactactcccgtatgcagcggtaatggggttagcatatgaccctagagtccttctggactgttcatttccacttaagtccatgatggagaaaaaggGATTggtatgaattgcaaataaattatatttttatttttatgttatttaattaaaaacaaccgactaaataaaaaataaagtagaataactggaaa is a genomic window of Arachis ipaensis cultivar K30076 chromosome B06, Araip1.1, whole genome shotgun sequence containing:
- the LOC107647017 gene encoding uncharacterized protein LOC107647017, which produces MSAQYIFGRGRSRQPSVTVEHHYRIDIFLATIDSQIQELNSRFNEQTIELLTLSCALDPKDNFKSFNIEEISKLAEKFYPLDFPSNELNILKSQLQHYQHDIPNHLKGIGTLSELCNKLQETGKSRNYHMVDRLIRLVLTLPESTATTERAFSAMKIVKTRLRSKMADEFLADNMVIYIEKELAAIFDTNSIIDDFENRKKTSNSLFMI